Proteins found in one Oncorhynchus mykiss isolate Arlee chromosome 3, USDA_OmykA_1.1, whole genome shotgun sequence genomic segment:
- the LOC110515205 gene encoding ribonuclease P protein subunit p25-like protein: protein MENYSKARTVEQPCPCPFPGLSSDTNEVRVKDGSKIRNLMRYALSRMEVKPRALEGEGGQPKSKEGGSTTEVQEAPCSQALEKMPSRQIVFTGMGKGVSKAITCVEILKRRVKGLHQQTRLLFSTFLEVWEPLEPAAGLDSLTVSRNIPAIWVLLSRDPLDASLPGYQAPGNFDALWAQAAKEDAGVAGGQRHGGRRKRGGGGGRGKGPGGPVRQTDRSREPGKGQSRGKGALAGQE, encoded by the coding sequence ATGGAGAACTACAGTAAGGCGCGGACGGTGGAACAGCCCTGCCCCTGCCCATTCCCCGGCCTCTCCAGCGACACCAATGAGGTTAGAGTGAAGGATGGCAGCAAGATCCGCAACCTCATGCGCTACGCCCTGAGCCGCATGGAGGTCAAACCCAGAGCGCTGGAAGGCGAGGGGGGGCAGCCTAAGAGCAAAGAAGGGGGTAGCACCACCGAGGTCCAGGAAGCACCATGCTCCCAGGCACTGGAAAAGATGCCTAGCCGGCAGATAGTATTCACTGGGATGGGGAAGGGGGTCTCCAAGGCCATCACGTGTGTGGAGATCCTGAAGCGCCGTGTGAAAGGCTTGCACCAGCAGACCAGGCTGCTCTTCAGCACTTTCCTGGAGGTGTGGGAACCCCTGGAGCCTGCGGCAGGCCTGGACAGCCTCACCGTCAGTAGGAACATACCTGCTATCTGGGTATTGCTCTCCAGAGACCCCCTGGATGCCAGCCTGCCTGGATACCAGGCTCCAGGGAACTTTGATGCCCTGTGGGCACAGGCTGCCAAGGAGGATGCAGGGGTGGCTGGTGGACAGAGACATGGGggcaggaggaagaggggaggtggtggtggcagGGGTAAGGGACCAGGAGGCCCTGTCAGACAGACTGATCGATCCAGAGAGCCAGGAAAAGGCCAGAGTCGTGGTAAGGGGGCGCTGGCAGGGCAGGAATga
- the LOC110535324 gene encoding gamma-aminobutyric acid type B receptor subunit 2: MSGGGRASSGQILVLSWLVVVPSLSQVRHSLPVLWIMPLTDNPGRGNLTASLLPAVQLALDDLSRQQTPLRNYEINFHVIDSECNIAKGLKAYFDAICFGPKYLMIFGGVCPSVTSVIAESLQGWNLVQLSFAATTPVLDDEKKYPNFFRMVTSDNTVNQAVVKILQNYKWRRVGTLTQDVQRISEIRRDLTKQLSKADVMVAVTESLSTDPCVNVKKLKDMDVTIIIGLFDENSASKVFCCAYSLNMFGGRYQWILPGGYQGSWWEEANSSNCASNNLLTAMEGYITVDFTHLSNRQIKGISGRTPEEYDETYNRELLQRGLVASKFHGFAYDGVWVMVKALTRVIESVRHRERYDIHRNFTVSSKEIGQMVLDSMKEICFEGVTGQVMFRNGERMGTIKLSQFQEGREVKIGQYNAEELELNHLIKFQGMQPPKDRTHSQRWDVSVPLYIILLSTTGLAMLMALFFLFFHIKHHNHWVMKSSPSMNYLIILGTMLACTSVFLYGLDGSLVTDKVFVMLCPIRTYILSVGYTTTFGALFAKTWRVWTIVKNKEIIEKIIKDDQLWIIVGGMLLMDLCLLTCWQMVDPLRRTVEEFSQETAPGGEVNTRHFLEHCESTNLTKWLAIVYGYKGLLMFLGCFLALRTRHAHIHLLDDSKYTRLSMYHVTVMSIIGASGCFLTQYHPNVQLFIMALVVISCCTCTLCLVFLPKLVKIRDNPNQVDPTSWLQCDLHKEDSETSSSSSSLNQGRSLESLRTENQQLWRRITEIGDQLEDVAMQVLEEELSPPSPQGHEVRLRAQVCSEDVPRMNRELFDDINSPEHLQRRRSVQLPILHHAYMPAIGGRTASCSSLLRSPDVPSAQQRHMPPSHRVMVTGL; the protein is encoded by the exons ATGAGTGGTGGTGGACGGGCAAGCTCAGGACAGATCCTGGTTCTCTCATGGCTGGTCGTTGTTCCTTCTCTGTCCCAGGTTCGCCACTCTCTGCCAGTCTTGTGGATCATGCCACTGACAGACAATCCAGGGCGGGGAAACCTTACGGCGTCCTTGTTGCCAGCTGTCCAGCTCGCTCTAGACGACCTGAGCAGGCAGCAGACTCCTCTAAGAAACTATGAGATCAATTTTCACGTCATAGATTCAGAG TGTAATATTGCCAAAGGACTTAAAGCCTACTTTGATGCCATATGCTTTGGGCCAAAATACTTAATGATCTTTGGAGGTGTGTGTCCATCAGTCACATCCGTCATTGCTGAATCACTACAGGGGTGGAACCTGGTACAG CTGTCTTTCGCTGCAACAACGCCTGTTTTAGATGATGAGAAAAAATATCCCAACTTCTTCCGAATGGTCACCTCGGACAACACAGTCAATCAGGCTGTTGTGAAGATCCTACAGAACTACAAGTGGAGACGTGTAGGGACGCTGACCCAGGATGTACAGAGGATCTCAGAG ATAAGGAGAGATCTGACTAAACAACTGAGCAAGGCTGATGTTATGGTTGCTGTAACTGAAAGCCTGTCCACTGACCCATGTGTCAATGTAAAGAAATTGAAG GATATGGATGTAACGATCATTATTGGGTTGTTTGACGAGAATTCAGCCTCCAAAGTATTTTGCTGT GCTTACAGCCTGAACATGTTTGGCGGGAGGTATCAGTGGATCCTCCCTGGCGGTTACCAGGGGAGCTGGTGGGAGGAGGCCAACTCCTCCAACTGTGCTTCAAACAACCTGCTGACTGCAATGGAAGGCTACATCACTGTGGACTTCACACACCTCAGTAACAGACAGATTAAAGGCATCTCAGGAAGG ACCCCAGAAGAGTATGATGAGACTTACAACAGAGAGCTGCTGCAGAGAGGGTTGGTTGCCAGCAAGTTCCATGGGTTTGCCTATGATGGAGTTTGGGTGATGGTGAAAGCATTGACCAGGGTCATTGAGTCTGTTCGTCACAGAGAGAGATATGACATCCACCGGAACTTCACAGTCAGCAGCAAGGAGATTGGACAAATGGTCCTGGATTCCATGAAGGAGATTTGCTTTGAGGGTGTAACT gGTCAAGTTATGTTTAGAAATGGGGAACGCATGGGAACTATTAAATTAAGCCAATTTCAAG AGGGACGGGAGGTTAAGATAGGCCAGTATAATGCTGAAGAATTAGAACTCAACCACTTAATCAAGTTTCAAG GCATGCAGCCGCCTAAAGACCGGACACACTCCCAGCGGTGGGATGTCAGTGTTCCCCTCTACATCATCTTGTTATCCACCACTGGCCTGGCCATGCTCATGgcactcttcttcctcttcttccacaTCAAGCATCACAACCATTG GGTCATGAAGTCCAGTCCGTCCATGAACTACCTCATTATCCTGGGTACGATGCTGGCCTGTACCTCCGTCTTCCTCTATGGGCTGGATGGATCCCTTGTGACTGACAAAGTGTTTGTTATGCTTTGCCCT ATTCGCACATATATTCTTTCTGTAGGATACACCACAACCTTTGGGGCATTGTTTGCGAAAACTTGGAGGGTCTGGACAATTGTCAAAAATAAGGAGATAATTGAAAAG ATTATTAAGGATGACCAACTATGGATAATTGTCGGGGGAATGCTGCTAATGGATCTGTGTCTGTTAACCTGCTGGCAGATGGTGGATCCACTCAGACGAACAGTGGAAGAGTTCAGCCAAGAG ACTGCTCCTGGTGGTGAAGTTAATACAAGGCACTTCCTGGAGCACTGTGAAAGTACAAACCTGACTAAATGGCTCGCCATTGTATATGGCTACAAAGGGCTTCTCATG TTTCTTGGATGTTTCCTGGCCTTGAGAACAAGGCATGCACATATCCATCTCCTCGATGACAGCAAGTACACAAGGCTGAGCATGTACCACGTGACCGTCATGTCTATCATTGGAGCATCGGGGTGCTTCCTGACCCAGTATCACCCTAATGTGCAGCTCTTCATCATGGCTTTGGTGGTGATCTCCTGCTGTACCTGCACTCTGTGTCTGGTGTTCCTGCCCAAG CTTGTAAAAATCCGAGACAATCCCAACCAAGTGGATCCAACTAGCTGGTTACAATGTGATCTTCACAAGGAGGATTCGGAGACCTCCAGTTCCTCTAGCAGTCTCAATCAGGGCAGATCTCTTGAAAGCCTGCGGACTGAAAACCAGCAGCTCTGGAGGAGAATCACAGAG ATTGGTGACCAGTTGGAGGATGTCGCCATGCAAGTACTAGAGGAAGAGCTGAGTCCTCCCAGTCCACAGGGCCATGAAGTGAGACTGAGAGCCCAGGTGTGCTCTGAGGATGTGCCCAGGATGAACAGGGAACTCTTTGATGACATCAACTCACCTGAACA CCTCCAACGAAGACGGTCCGTGCAGCTGCCAATTCTTCACCACGCCTACATGCCAGCCATTGGGGGAAGGACTGCCAGCTGTTCCAGCCTTCTGAGAAGTCCCGATGTCCCCAGTGCCCAACAGAGACATATGCCACCATCACATCGGGTCATGGTCACCGGGCTGTGA